Genomic segment of Syngnathus acus chromosome 10, fSynAcu1.2, whole genome shotgun sequence:
CCCTAATCCAACCTAATCCTagccctagtttgaaaccctactttgaacaCTTAAGGCAAATTTTAATCCCTACGACAAATCCCGAGCCCTAGTTTAAAGCCTTAAACCCAGTTTGAAAAAGTGactttaatttgaaaccctacgcTGACAGAGTACTACGAACGCGTATTGAACTCTTTTTGGGGCGTGGATTAAATaattatcattttaatttccatTCTTGATTTGGATTAGTTAGTTCTGCGGATTTTTTGTCTAAAATTTGAGTAATGAAGAAAGGGATTACTATACACTTTGCGATGGACAGATCACAGACTATACattgcctttgtttttttaaatattgcttTTAAGTGTAAATAAGAGTGATAGTCTCATATTTTTACTGAAACTAAAGAAAATACCAAATGTATGCatgctgttatttatttttccaactcTTCAGAGAATGTCGACATCAGTTTGAATATGCAGAAGCtgaacacagacacacagtgAATTCACATCATTTGCATAAATACACATGGCATGCATGTAGTCACATGTAACCAGTACAAATTCATAGGTATGTAGTCACTTAGTGACCAGAAGTAATAAATACACGCGGACACCTTGACAGCTTTCATTCTGGAAAATTTGAAGACAGCCACCACTCAAGACGACTTGTCTGGAATGCTCAGgaataaaatatgtaaaagGTTTGATAAGATTTTGTGactgatttttcttttatttttggtccAGAACAGGGCGAATTAATACTGtgttaaattaaacaaaaacagacaaaataagTTAACAAAAATctaaggttaaaaaaaacaaaaacaaaattatataCTGAacttcactttgttttttcagtGTTTCATATCAGTGCCCTATTGGAGAGGTGACACACAGGATGAATTTGCATCCTTTCTAATAAGGCatcaagcaaaaaagaaataaatattgtttAACTGACTTTCCCAATGTTAAAATACATTGCTTAAGTAAACACACCTGCTccagaacaaatattttgtatgCACAATGATTTTAACCATGATGAAATCACAGAGCCTGGTCAGAACATCTTCTATTTGAATAATGCACCAAAGGTTTACGgtcatattttgaaaaaaaggagAGAATGAGTGGTTTGgcggttggttggttggtttaGCGGCAGGTGCACCTGGTGGCGACCATGTCTTCAAACTCCTTGTAAACGTACGAGCCGTCCTCCTCGAAGATCATGACGCTCAAGGGGCTGTAATGGGACGGAATGCACGACGGCCTCGGCACCGAGGAGTCGAGCTTCTCATATATGATGTTTTGTACCATGGTGTGGACGGGCGAGCCATAGATGAAGCCAACTGTCCGCGGGCAGATGCCTCGACAATACCTCGGGTTATATTTGGGCGGAAAAACGATCCAGTGATCCAGTTTGAGCTGGCTAAAGCGCACTCTGAAATCATACAAGGCACAGTAACTTGTTGGGAATTCTGAGCTTGGAAGAAGCTCCGGCAAGTGGATGTCCAGGCTATTATCACCTCGTTTGCTCTTAGCGGACGCCCTTCTTTGCCGCCGCTTGGCTCGAAGAACTTGATGGGCTTTGAAAAACACCTGCCCGCGAAGCCCGTTTGCAGCGGTGGATGGCAACATCTGGTGTGACGCTTTGCTGTCGTCATGGAGATAAAGCAACAGCGGCGGGGACGCCACGGCAAACTCCAAAGGGCCTTCGTGCCCGGCGTGTTGCTGCTTGAGGCACATGACGCCTATTTGAAGGTGGACATTGTGTTTTGGGAATTTTGAAGGCGGACGAATCAGTGGAGTTATGTCAACTTCCGCCCAGTTTCCTCTTCCTGGACCATCGATGGCGGCTGTGAAGTTTATAGCTTGGTGGATGCCGGGACACAGGGGACATTTGTTGGAGTGCTCCTGCTCCTTGATGCTCAGGAAGCACACAGAGTTGACGTGGGCTGAACTGTACAGGAGCGTCGCCTTTGTGAGCTGCTCTTTTTCTCTAACCTGATCAAGACTGTAGGACAGGTCTAGTGTGAAACCCTCTGCAGGAAAATAGGGGAAAACAATGCACTGTGATTCAGAGAGTTGAAATTGGACTGTAATACATTGAGTAGGGGGAAAAAGATGCACGGAATAACATAATTCAACTTTTCTCAGTCAATGAAAGCAGGTGTAAAATATATGCATCAAATAGCTTAACAGAGAAACTGATCATCCCACACTAATAATGCACTCTACGCATAAATAGAACATTATAGAGCAGATGAGATTTTTCCAGTACTTTACCATTTTTGTTGGCAAATATTTGCACCTTCATTTTAGATTTGTCGCCCACTCACCACTCTCATTTCTCTGCTGGTGTTGTGGCTACTTCGCAATTGAGCTTACCTTTATTGCTTTTGGCAAGACATTGCTCTTGCGGCTTGATCAGCCTGACGACGTTGTAGCGCGCGCTCCCTTCTAAACTTCTCTGCGCTCTGGACGTTTTCTTGAACGCAGTGTCCGTCAAATACTTGATGTACTTGTTCTCGGGTTTGATCTTTTTCACGGGGGCCTGGTTCCACCTGGAGCCTCCGTGCTCGGACAAAGCTTTGAGCAGCTGGGAGAAAATGGTGCCATAGGAGTACTGGCTCAAATCGCTCCAGGAGTCCGTGCGGCCCACGGAGCATCGAACCGGCGGCGGGCGGCCGCTACTGACCAGCAGCAGGAACAGAACAGCGCGAAAACAACCAAGGGCAACTGACGTCaacatttgcttttcattCATCCAAAATAAACGGGGGGAACCGGCCCAAAATGTCAACGCAAAATCGCCGCACTGAACCTCCAACTGTACGTACGTGGCGCCGCTGATCAACAGGTGCAGGTGTTGCTAATCAACCGTCACGTCTATGACGTCATCAGGCAAGGCCGCGAGCCTTCCGGTAGCCCTGTCTATCATCTGTTTTTATAGCAGGGCTATTTTTATAGGCTTTTTGCAAAGAATAACTGTATCGTAAAACTTGGAATAGTTCTGCAAATTCTTTTATTGAATATTATTCACAGATGTTTTGGGGGACACCCAAGTCCCCccattatttgtgtttgtatagGCCCTGTGATTGGCATTGTAGCCAGCTTGCTCAAAG
This window contains:
- the gdf9 gene encoding growth/differentiation factor 9, which encodes MNEKQMLTSVALGCFRAVLFLLLVSSGRPPPVRCSVGRTDSWSDLSQYSYGTIFSQLLKALSEHGGSRWNQAPVKKIKPENKYIKYLTDTAFKKTSRAQRSLEGSARYNVVRLIKPQEQCLAKSNKEGFTLDLSYSLDQVREKEQLTKATLLYSSAHVNSVCFLSIKEQEHSNKCPLCPGIHQAINFTAAIDGPGRGNWAEVDITPLIRPPSKFPKHNVHLQIGVMCLKQQHAGHEGPLEFAVASPPLLLYLHDDSKASHQMLPSTAANGLRGQVFFKAHQVLRAKRRQRRASAKSKRGDNSLDIHLPELLPSSEFPTSYCALYDFRVRFSQLKLDHWIVFPPKYNPRYCRGICPRTVGFIYGSPVHTMVQNIIYEKLDSSVPRPSCIPSHYSPLSVMIFEEDGSYVYKEFEDMVATRCTCR